The following are encoded in a window of Megachile rotundata isolate GNS110a chromosome 2, iyMegRotu1, whole genome shotgun sequence genomic DNA:
- the Clp gene encoding cleavage and polyadenylation specificity factor subunit 4: MECIVANVDNMRFDIEIALDEQYGALPLPFTGMDKSTAAVCQFYPRGTCVKGASCPFRHVRGDRTIVCKHWLRGLCKKGDQCEFLHEYDMTKMPECYFYSRFNACHNKECPFLHIDPETKVRDCPWYDRGFCRHGPLCRHRHVRRVLCMAYLAGFCPEGPNCKFMHPRFELPAVQDMQPKEGKKVMITCHFCGEGGHKAIYCNKMPPDVREAQVRQEIEGNSHATHHMNMHNGPPPRGPQKPLEEVTCYKCGTKGHYANKCPKGHLAFLSHAGGSGSGTQNQNYRR; encoded by the exons atggaGTGTATAGTAGCAAACGTAGATAATATGCGATTTGATATTGAAATTGCTCTTGATGAACAATATGGAGCTCTTCCTTTACCTTTTACAGGAATGGACA AATCCACTGCTGCGGTATGCCAATTTTATCCAAGAGGAACTTGTGTCAAAGGAGCCTCTTGCCCATTTAGACACGTACGAGGAGATCGTACAATTGTTTGCAAACATTGGTTGAGAGGTCTTTGTAAAAAGGGGGATCAGTGTGAATTTTTACATGAATATGATATGACAAAAATGCCAGAATGTTACTTTTATTCTAGATTTA ATGCTTGTCACAATAAGGAATGTCCATTCTTACACATCGATCCAGAAACAAAAGTCAGAGATTGTCCGTGGTATGATAGAGGATTCTGTAGGCATGGACCATTATGTAGACATCGGCATGTACGTCGTGTCTTATGTATGGCCTACTTGGCTGGATTTTGTCCTGAAGGTCCAAACTGTAAATTCATGCA CCCAAGATTTGAATTACCAGCAGTGCAAGACATGCAGCCTAAAGAGGGCAAAAAAGTAATGATTACGTGTCATTTTTGTGGAGAAGGTGGCCACAAAGCCATTTATTGCAATAAAATGCCACCTGATGTACGTGAAGCTCAAGTTAGACAAGAAATAGAAGGTAATTCTCATGCTACACATCATATGAATATGCACAATGGACCTCCTCCACGGGGGCCTCAAAAACCACTAGAAGAAGTTACTTGCTACAAATGTGGTACTAAAGGTCATTACGCTAACAAATGTCCCAAGGGTCATTTAGCATTTTTAAGTCATGCTGGAGGTAGTGGGAGTGGAACTCAAAATCAGAATTATCGCAGATGA
- the Abp1 gene encoding actin binding protein 1 isoform X2, with amino-acid sequence MIDRLDSSHIMYAFCRVIDTKTSLPKCLLINWQGEGAPIVRKGTCANHIRDVEKLLKGAHITITARSEDDVEVDSIMEKLARATASAYKFNEPRGENEGNAAPVGTTYRRVIPEQEINASERDQFWQREEMEEKKRLEQERMKCEKERQRLEEEIKSREEKEALLREQKVTAKENSIARQKLAEQRAEAANNLRNQLAASQHYSNDTDDDHKSRSEELRRQRSKETQQLIAQRTINARAIFEQNSAAGQMKSSSVQQQYVPKNSHVEATKRAFEESQQQELSHAEEQEETKIEPNKTHNVDTAVTATPNISSAQTQSQETKVAEAQEEPEQSSLMKEVVTENELYSQMDGQYLYFDPNNEGMKARALYDYQAADDTEITFDPGDIITHIDAIDEGWWQGLGPDGTYGLFPANYVEVIDYNTT; translated from the exons ATGATTGATCGTTTAGATAGCAGTCATATCATGTATGCCTTTTGCCGAGTCATAGATACTAAAACCAGTTTGCCGAAATGTCTTTTAATAAATTGg CAAGGAGAAGGTGCACCAATTGTTAGAAAGGGTACTTGTGCAAATCATATTAGAGAcgtagaaaaattattaaaaggtGCACACATAACAATTACCGCTCGCTCTGAAGATGATGTTGAAGTAGATTCTATTATGGAAAAACTTGCTAGAGCAACAGCTTCTGCTTATAAATTTAATGAACCTCGTGGTGAAAATGAGGGTAATGCAGCTCCAGTCGGTACCACATATCGCAG AGTAATTCCTGAACAAGAAATAAATGCAAGTGAACGCGATCAATTCTGGCAAAGGGAAGAAATGGAAGAGAAAAAAAGACTTGAACAGGAACGCATGAAATGCGAAAAAGAACGACAGAGACTGGAAGAAGAAATTAAATCTAGAGAAGAAAAAGAGGCACTGCTTAGAGAACAGaag gtCACTGCCAAAGAAAACTCAATAGCGCGACAAAAATTGGCAGAACAACGTGCTGAAGCCGCAAATAATTTACGTAATCAACTAGCAGCAAGTCAACATTATAGCAATGATACTGATGATGATCATAAATCACGAAGTGAAGAATTAAGACGGCAAAGAAGCAAAGAAACGCAGCAATTAATAGCTCAAAGAACGATAAATGCGCGAGCCATTTTTGAACAAAACTCCGCGGCTGGACAGAtgaagtcctcttcggtacagCAACAATATGTACCGAAGAATAGTCATGTAGAAGCGACTAAAAGGGCATTCGAGGAAAGTCAGCAACAGGAGTTATCTCATGCTGAAGAACAAGAGGAAACGAAAATAGAACCGAACAAAACCCACAATGTAGATACTGCAGTGACCGCTACTCCAAATATATCTTCAGCTCAAACACAGTCTCAGGAAACAAAAGTAGCAGAGGCACAAGAGGAACCTGAGCAATCATCATTGATGAAAGAAGTAGTTACTGAAAATGAATTATATAGCCAAATGGATGGTCAGTACTTGTATTTTGATCCGAACAATGAAGGAATGAAAGCAAGAGCcttgtatgattatcaagcaGCAGATGATACAGAAATTACTTTTGATCCTGGAGACATCATCACGCACATAGATGCAATCGACGAAGGGTGGTGGCAAGGTCTTGGACCTGATGGAACCTATGGACTTTTTCCTGCTAATTATGTTGAAGTTATCGATTACAACACAACATGA
- the Abp1 gene encoding actin binding protein 1 isoform X1, whose protein sequence is MSINLTKNKDALEAAWQNVVDDKSSTDWAVFGYEGQSNNLKVVGTGNGGLEEMIDRLDSSHIMYAFCRVIDTKTSLPKCLLINWQGEGAPIVRKGTCANHIRDVEKLLKGAHITITARSEDDVEVDSIMEKLARATASAYKFNEPRGENEGNAAPVGTTYRRVIPEQEINASERDQFWQREEMEEKKRLEQERMKCEKERQRLEEEIKSREEKEALLREQKVTAKENSIARQKLAEQRAEAANNLRNQLAASQHYSNDTDDDHKSRSEELRRQRSKETQQLIAQRTINARAIFEQNSAAGQMKSSSVQQQYVPKNSHVEATKRAFEESQQQELSHAEEQEETKIEPNKTHNVDTAVTATPNISSAQTQSQETKVAEAQEEPEQSSLMKEVVTENELYSQMDGQYLYFDPNNEGMKARALYDYQAADDTEITFDPGDIITHIDAIDEGWWQGLGPDGTYGLFPANYVEVIDYNTT, encoded by the exons ATGTCAATTAATTTAACGAAAAATAAAGACGCTTTGGAGGCCGCTTGGCAGAACGTAGTCGACGATAAGTCGTCTACTGACTG GGCTGTATTTGGATATGAAGGACAGAGCAACAACTTGAAAGTTGTTGGTACTGGAAATGGGGGTTTAGAAGAAATGATTGATCGTTTAGATAGCAGTCATATCATGTATGCCTTTTGCCGAGTCATAGATACTAAAACCAGTTTGCCGAAATGTCTTTTAATAAATTGg CAAGGAGAAGGTGCACCAATTGTTAGAAAGGGTACTTGTGCAAATCATATTAGAGAcgtagaaaaattattaaaaggtGCACACATAACAATTACCGCTCGCTCTGAAGATGATGTTGAAGTAGATTCTATTATGGAAAAACTTGCTAGAGCAACAGCTTCTGCTTATAAATTTAATGAACCTCGTGGTGAAAATGAGGGTAATGCAGCTCCAGTCGGTACCACATATCGCAG AGTAATTCCTGAACAAGAAATAAATGCAAGTGAACGCGATCAATTCTGGCAAAGGGAAGAAATGGAAGAGAAAAAAAGACTTGAACAGGAACGCATGAAATGCGAAAAAGAACGACAGAGACTGGAAGAAGAAATTAAATCTAGAGAAGAAAAAGAGGCACTGCTTAGAGAACAGaag gtCACTGCCAAAGAAAACTCAATAGCGCGACAAAAATTGGCAGAACAACGTGCTGAAGCCGCAAATAATTTACGTAATCAACTAGCAGCAAGTCAACATTATAGCAATGATACTGATGATGATCATAAATCACGAAGTGAAGAATTAAGACGGCAAAGAAGCAAAGAAACGCAGCAATTAATAGCTCAAAGAACGATAAATGCGCGAGCCATTTTTGAACAAAACTCCGCGGCTGGACAGAtgaagtcctcttcggtacagCAACAATATGTACCGAAGAATAGTCATGTAGAAGCGACTAAAAGGGCATTCGAGGAAAGTCAGCAACAGGAGTTATCTCATGCTGAAGAACAAGAGGAAACGAAAATAGAACCGAACAAAACCCACAATGTAGATACTGCAGTGACCGCTACTCCAAATATATCTTCAGCTCAAACACAGTCTCAGGAAACAAAAGTAGCAGAGGCACAAGAGGAACCTGAGCAATCATCATTGATGAAAGAAGTAGTTACTGAAAATGAATTATATAGCCAAATGGATGGTCAGTACTTGTATTTTGATCCGAACAATGAAGGAATGAAAGCAAGAGCcttgtatgattatcaagcaGCAGATGATACAGAAATTACTTTTGATCCTGGAGACATCATCACGCACATAGATGCAATCGACGAAGGGTGGTGGCAAGGTCTTGGACCTGATGGAACCTATGGACTTTTTCCTGCTAATTATGTTGAAGTTATCGATTACAACACAACATGA
- the LOC100877032 gene encoding U6 snRNA-associated Sm-like protein LSm2 produces the protein MLFYSFFKSLIGKDVVVELKNDLSICGTLHSVDQYLNIKLTDISVTDPDKYPHMLSVKNCFIRGSVVRYVQLPGDEVDTQLLQDAARKEAAVQAR, from the exons ATG TTATTCTATTCATTCTTTAAATCTTTAATTGGGAAGGACGTGGttgtagaattgaagaatgatTTAAG TATTTGTGGCACTCTGCATTCTGTTGATCAATATCTTAACATAAAGTTAACAGATATAAGTGTAACCGATCCTGATAAATATCCTCACATG TTGTCcgtgaaaaattgttttattcgtgGATCAGTGGTACGTTATGTACAATTACCAGGAGATGAAGTGGATAcccagttattgcaagatgctGCACGTAAAGAAGCAGCAGTTCAAGCAAGATAG
- the LOC100877141 gene encoding carbonyl reductase [NADPH] 1: protein MTRVAVVTGGNKGIGFAIVKALCKQFDGVVYLTARDVNRGQNAVKQLEDQGLTPKFHQLDVTDENSISTFRDYLQKTYGGLDILVNNAAIAFKMAATEPFSVQAEETVRVNYFALRKVCTLLYPLLKPHARVVHVSSSSGRLSLIPSESLRKRFSDPNLTEEELDNIMHEFVNTAKTNTHLENGWSNSAYVASKVGVSALARVHQKMFNSDSREDLAVNAVHPGYVDTDMTSHKGTLTPDQGAVAPVFAALLPENTDIKGKYIWFDKSLVEWTKDA, encoded by the exons atgacacgtgtagCTGTG GTAACCGGTGGAAATAAAGGCATTGGATTTGCCATTGTAAAAGCACTTTGTAAGCAATTTGATGGAGTCGTTTATTTAACAGCTCGTGATGTTAACCGTGGGCAAAATGCTGTTAAACAATTAGAGGATCAAGGTTTAACACCTAAGTTCCACCAACTTGATGTTACGGATGAAAACAGTATTTCTACTTTTCGTGATTACTTGCAAAAAACATACGGAGGTCTTGATATTTTAGTCAATAATGCTGCAATTGCCTTTAag ATGGCTGCTACGGAACCATTTTCTGTACAAGCTGAAGAAACAGTTAGAGTAAATTATTTTGCTCTAAGAAAAGTATGTACCTTACTTTATCCACTGTTGAAACCACATGCTCGCGTAGTTCATGTATCAAGTTCTTCTGGTCGATTGTCACTAATTCCTAGTGAATCATTGAGGAAACGATTTTCTGATCCAAATCTTACAGAAGAAGAATTAGATAACATCATGCATGAATTTGTTAA TACTGCAAAAACAAACACACACTTGGAAAATGGTTGGTCAAATTCTGCCTATGTTGCAAGCAAAGTGGGGGTCTCTGCTTTGGCTAGAGTTCATCAAAAGATGTTTAATTCAGACTCTAGAGAAGATCTTGCAGTAAATGCTGTTCATCCTGGTTATGTGGACACTGATATGACTAGTCATAAAGGAACATTGACACCTGATCAAGGTGCTGTAGCTCCTGTTTTTGCTGCATTATTACCAGAAAATACAGATATAAAAGGTAAATATATCTGGTTCGATAAATCACTGGTAGAATGGACAAAAGatgcataa